Genomic window (Pseudothauera hydrothermalis):
ATCCTCGATTGGGCCTTCGCCCAGCGCGAAAAGGTGTTGTTCTTTCCCGACCAGCACTTGGGCCGATGGACCGGGTACAAAAAAGGTATCCCGCTCGACGAGATGGTGGTCTGGGACCCGGACCTGGAATACGGCGGCCTTACGCCGGAACAGATCCACAAAGCCAAGATTTTGCTGTGGAAGGGTCACTGCTCGGTGCACCAGATGTTCCAAGAGAGCCATATCCGTCGCTGGCGCATGCAGAACCCGGACGGTTTCGTGATTTCCCATCCGGAGAGCAATCTGGAGGTGTGCCTCAACTCCGACTACGTCGGTTCCACCGAATACATCATCAAGACCATCGCCGCGGCGCCAGCCAACACCAAATGGCTGGTGGGCACCGAGCTGAACCTGGTCAACCGGCTAGCCGAGGAAATGAAGCCGGCTGGCAAGATCGTGCAGTTCATGGCCCCCACGGTGTGCATGTGCTCGACCATGCAGCGCATCGACCCGCAGCATTTGGCCTGGGCGCTGGAGAATCTGGCCGATGGCAACGTGGTCAATGCGATCCGGGTGCCGGCGCATGAGGCGGAACTGGCCCGTGTGGCGTTGGATCGCATGCTGGCCGCGTCCTGAACGGCCTGTTGGCGGGGTGGCCGGGCTTGTACAAAAGGAATGTATCGCTGCGGATCATGAAAACCTTCAACACCGCTGGTCCTTCGGTCCCGGGCGACCACCACATGCTCGATCCGCTCTCGCGCATCGACCTGGCCGAGATCGAAGCGCTGATCGACGCCAAGCGCTACTTCGTGTTGCTCGCCCCGCGCTAGACCGGCAAGACCACGGCGCTCTTGGCGCTGATGCACCACCTCAACGCCCAGGGGCGCTAGCGCGCGCTCTACTGCAACATCTAAGCCGCACAAGCCGCCCGCGGCAACGTTTCTGAGGTCATGGCCGCCATCGTCAAAGCACTGGCCAACGCGGCCTCGATTTATTGGCAGAACGAGGCGGCAGCACAAACGGCACGCGCGCGCCTTCACGAGGCCGCGACGGGCCAGCGCTTCGAGCCGGCGATCTACCCGGAGCTGTGGGCCGACACTGAAGGCCAGCCGTGGCTGGTCAACGCGCTGGGGCATGAACTTACCTGGAACATGCGTGCGCGCTGCGTGATCGCAGCCGTCCGATCACGCGTCCCTTGGGAAGCCAAAATCTGGCAGCACAGCGAAACCCGCGAGAGTCGCCTCGTCGGCGTGTGGGGGGCGTGATGCGCAGCCATACAAAGGCGCGGGCTCATAGGCGGATGAAGGCGGCGATCTTCGGGTCGCGCCGCAGTTCGGCCAAATCCTCTGAAGAAGGGAGTTGCGGGCGGTCGCGGGTCGTGTTGACCATGCACAAAAAGCCCAGGTGCCCCCCTTCGCTGGCACGGAACTGATGCCAGCTCATGGCCGGAATATGGATCAGATCATGGACGCGCACCGCGCGCACTTGGTTGCCTACCAGACAGGCCCCGCCGCCAGACAGAATCATCACCGCGTGCTCATGCCGGTGGCGCTCCAGCGTTGAATGTCCGCCGGGGCCGATCTCGAAGTAGCGTAACTCGCAAGCCAAGGCTTCGGTGCAAAACAGCACTTGGCGGCTGATGTCGCGAAAGGGTGCGCTGCCTTCCGGTTTGTATTCGAGTACTTCGACCTGTTCCCAGCGTCGGGTCGGGCGGGCCTTGCGGAACACGGGGTGGCTCATCGTGTATCTCCTGTGGCGTGTACGCGCTCGACAAAGGTTCGCGCTGCGTGACCGAGGTCTGGCGCTTCGAGTAACGCGCCGCCGATCAGCAACATCACATCCGGGCCGTAAAAGGCCACCATTTCCTCGATCCGCGCCGGGCTCATGCCGCCGGCCGGCACCGGCAGCGCAGCCGGCAGCGTGCCCCAGGGGGCGCGCGCCGCCTCGGCAATTGCCCGGCAGGTTTGCGGCGTGTAACTAAAGCGCCCGCCGTGGTTGGGAAAGATGACTGCATCGGCCCCGGCCAAGCGGAATAGCTTGCCGATCAGCGTCGGCGGGGCGATGCGCGCCGCACCGCCCAGCGCCGGGTGGGCGAGAAGCGGTAGCCCCTCATCGGCCAGTTCCTGCAGTGCGCCCAGGCCGCAGACCATGGGCGCCAGCATTAGCATGCCGACCCCGGCATCGCGGGCGATGCGCAATTGTTCGCGCAGTCGCCGCGGCCCGCCGCCCAGGCTGGGCGCATAGACGCAGCGATGACCGCTGCTGCGATTGGCCGCGTCGATAGCGCGCTGCACCGCGGCGACCCGGCGGGCGAAGGGGGCGTCGACCTGATCGGCCAGGCCGTGATCGTCTTTGACGATGTCGATGCCCGCGGCCGCCAGCTTGCCGGCCAGCGCGGCCAGCGCCTCGGGGCTGCTGCCCTGGGGTTTCAACGCGCTGCAGGTGAGCGGGCGGCCGCTGGCGATGCCGCAGTGTTCGCGCAAACCTGCGATGCCAAAGCGCGGTCCGCCAAAACCTGCCAGCGCCGCCGGCGGCATTTCCACATCCACCAGTTCCACCTCTGGCTGTAGCGAACAGTTGCCGAATAACATGTTCATCAACTGCCCGGCCTCGAAGCCGATGGTGTCCAGTGCCAGGCTCAAGACGACGCGAAAATGCGCTTCGCCGTCGGCTTCGATGGATTCGACACGGCCGACGATGTGCTCCAGGATGCGCGCCTCGCCAATGGCCGTGGTGGGCATTTCCACGCTTTGTTCCACCGCCAGCGCGGCAGCGCGGCGCTCGATTTCGGCGGCGGTGCAGCGGATACGGTAGCTTGCCTGCAGTCTGTGCATGAAACGGGTTTAATTTTTAGCGGTTAGAACGCATATTATGCCCCGTGGCCGGACGGTGTCCGGCGCCTTGACCGCCTCATGAAGCTGCGCATCTGCACATATAACATCCACAAGGGGTTTTCGCAGTTCAACCGTCGCATGGTAGTGCATGA
Coding sequences:
- a CDS encoding RuBisCO large subunit C-terminal-like domain-containing protein, with the translated sequence MHRLQASYRIRCTAAEIERRAAALAVEQSVEMPTTAIGEARILEHIVGRVESIEADGEAHFRVVLSLALDTIGFEAGQLMNMLFGNCSLQPEVELVDVEMPPAALAGFGGPRFGIAGLREHCGIASGRPLTCSALKPQGSSPEALAALAGKLAAAGIDIVKDDHGLADQVDAPFARRVAAVQRAIDAANRSSGHRCVYAPSLGGGPRRLREQLRIARDAGVGMLMLAPMVCGLGALQELADEGLPLLAHPALGGAARIAPPTLIGKLFRLAGADAVIFPNHGGRFSYTPQTCRAIAEAARAPWGTLPAALPVPAGGMSPARIEEMVAFYGPDVMLLIGGALLEAPDLGHAARTFVERVHATGDTR
- a CDS encoding cupin domain-containing protein encodes the protein MSHPVFRKARPTRRWEQVEVLEYKPEGSAPFRDISRQVLFCTEALACELRYFEIGPGGHSTLERHRHEHAVMILSGGGACLVGNQVRAVRVHDLIHIPAMSWHQFRASEGGHLGFLCMVNTTRDRPQLPSSEDLAELRRDPKIAAFIRL
- the nadA gene encoding quinolinate synthase NadA, yielding MKVATIAFDRFNALQDDQAQERIRAARARLGSKAVLLCHHYQRADVYCHADLTGDSLKLARLASETDAEFIVFCGVHFMAEVADILSKPGQTAILPDLAAGCSMADMANLAKVERCWRELAEVLGKPDALITPVTYINSAADLKAFCGEHGGIVCTSTNAPTILDWAFAQREKVLFFPDQHLGRWTGYKKGIPLDEMVVWDPDLEYGGLTPEQIHKAKILLWKGHCSVHQMFQESHIRRWRMQNPDGFVISHPESNLEVCLNSDYVGSTEYIIKTIAAAPANTKWLVGTELNLVNRLAEEMKPAGKIVQFMAPTVCMCSTMQRIDPQHLAWALENLADGNVVNAIRVPAHEAELARVALDRMLAAS